The following proteins come from a genomic window of Micromonospora zamorensis:
- a CDS encoding M20/M25/M40 family metallo-hydrolase — MRDRPTLTLSVLLAVTLVATVAPPASASPTSSGEKRFQPSVTYDLSVTDAERDAIHAEVEALAGRVSSARAGDGTYNPLSLVGAMLDGSSYDSISRGGTAATEYPFPVSNTEANQNEYDRKVAKLAWVVKLATDLGFPVVVQRQADKYVYAEIGDPDAPEMVMALSHLDSPTASVSPAQLARWRDADGNLGTPGAYHSPYVQDGWVYGAGIQDDSGPTLATLLAAKALLKAGLPLDRRIRIVMGIYEDGGPGTPTAANTANFQSIPYNSNPSFYDNWAYKNLNREETPIAAYTSDSRFPVIVGNSGSVTPAVSMSLSADSAKAFRLTDATAGVTLREGDPTLKDIAYGSTTQIASRAIFTLDVAGAGSAERDRFVSAIVAAATTKGWLPAASGTTPKVQTTISGDSLTLEINTDVAMEMPTPQYGKNAVVWGMFLLSKGLGSLGDTAADMQLKKAADGIADLFFRDGVEGEAYIGKYMGIPANLLRNASNGTPNLTFALMGNINSETPTRFYTDASGSLSMPMYVRSMHLNAADSGQATAAVTDAFQSKGFTIGSLGSPIGAGLYVTHDNPLTALQFGSYQASIDHSPQEFADPYSLRDVVYPQGTTGGTLASNFRNKMTAFGAVIPGNERWWHTANERMKVDSAVQMTKIMADGMLEMARYSGPAGAKFMWADMPGLNADRADLDLLDVTIGTYKDASPTVGANQLGNQALLGATSFNIPMWNGRGNTAPTQAAFALGHEPGGVYLPLNDAEYLNNSYVAPMRLEFKVERPDHMSDAAWAKFVAGGYGGFQFNILVGGAVVPLAVPAGQSADKYFSSRISATNPNAIYLSVNLAITDAPYAGVKPVLADSKTDLYKLNPTYLASNPDPFPGRGAVEQRGFFVFGDGQKNAEFSSPDAVYVTVANAAVDAKPSAVVKKLKGNTNELTITVKQTRIDGSESAVTGTFTINNNAAGTYAVGDYKVYVDTKGNTQVRSISIV; from the coding sequence ATGAGAGATAGACCGACTTTAACCTTGTCCGTCCTGCTCGCCGTGACCCTCGTGGCGACCGTTGCGCCCCCGGCAAGCGCGTCCCCGACCAGCTCCGGCGAAAAGCGCTTCCAGCCGAGTGTCACCTACGACCTGTCGGTGACCGACGCCGAGCGCGACGCGATCCACGCGGAAGTCGAGGCGTTGGCTGGACGCGTCAGCAGCGCGCGGGCGGGGGACGGCACCTACAACCCGCTCAGTCTGGTCGGGGCGATGCTGGACGGGTCGAGCTACGACTCCATCTCCCGGGGCGGCACGGCCGCGACGGAGTACCCCTTCCCGGTCAGCAACACCGAAGCCAACCAGAACGAGTACGACCGCAAGGTCGCCAAGCTCGCCTGGGTGGTCAAGCTGGCCACTGACCTGGGGTTCCCGGTGGTCGTCCAACGCCAAGCCGACAAGTACGTCTACGCGGAGATCGGTGACCCGGACGCCCCGGAAATGGTCATGGCGTTGAGTCACCTCGACTCGCCGACGGCTTCCGTTTCGCCGGCGCAGCTGGCGCGCTGGCGGGACGCCGACGGCAACCTCGGCACTCCTGGTGCCTACCACTCGCCCTATGTCCAGGACGGCTGGGTCTACGGGGCGGGCATTCAGGACGACAGCGGTCCGACGCTGGCGACGCTGCTCGCGGCCAAGGCGCTGCTCAAGGCGGGGTTGCCCCTCGACCGACGCATCCGCATCGTCATGGGAATCTACGAAGACGGCGGTCCCGGCACGCCCACGGCGGCGAACACCGCCAATTTCCAGTCCATCCCGTACAACTCGAACCCGAGCTTCTACGACAACTGGGCCTACAAGAACCTCAATCGGGAAGAAACCCCGATCGCGGCCTACACCTCCGACTCGCGGTTCCCGGTCATCGTCGGCAACTCCGGATCGGTGACCCCGGCGGTGTCGATGAGCTTGTCCGCGGACAGCGCCAAGGCCTTCCGGCTGACGGATGCCACGGCTGGCGTCACACTGCGCGAAGGCGACCCGACGCTCAAGGACATCGCCTACGGCAGCACCACGCAGATCGCCTCGCGGGCGATCTTCACCCTCGACGTGGCGGGGGCCGGCTCCGCTGAGCGCGACCGGTTCGTGTCGGCGATCGTCGCCGCCGCGACCACGAAGGGTTGGCTCCCGGCTGCTTCCGGCACCACGCCCAAGGTTCAGACCACGATCAGCGGCGACTCGCTGACGCTGGAGATCAACACCGATGTCGCGATGGAGATGCCGACCCCGCAGTACGGCAAGAACGCCGTCGTGTGGGGGATGTTCCTCCTCTCCAAGGGGCTCGGCTCCTTGGGAGACACGGCCGCCGACATGCAGTTGAAGAAGGCCGCCGACGGCATCGCCGACCTGTTCTTCCGCGACGGTGTCGAAGGCGAGGCCTACATCGGGAAGTACATGGGCATCCCGGCGAACCTGTTGCGCAACGCGAGCAACGGCACGCCGAACCTGACCTTCGCCCTCATGGGAAACATCAATTCAGAGACCCCGACGCGCTTCTACACGGACGCCTCCGGCAGCCTCAGCATGCCGATGTACGTGCGCAGCATGCACCTCAACGCGGCTGACTCCGGCCAGGCGACGGCGGCGGTCACGGACGCCTTCCAGTCGAAGGGGTTCACCATCGGCAGCCTTGGCTCGCCCATCGGCGCCGGGTTGTACGTCACTCACGACAACCCGCTGACGGCTCTTCAGTTCGGGAGCTACCAGGCCTCCATCGACCACAGCCCGCAGGAGTTCGCGGATCCGTATTCCCTCCGGGACGTGGTGTACCCACAGGGCACGACCGGTGGCACGCTGGCCAGCAACTTCCGCAACAAGATGACTGCCTTCGGCGCCGTCATCCCGGGTAACGAGCGCTGGTGGCACACGGCCAACGAGCGGATGAAGGTCGACTCGGCAGTGCAGATGACCAAGATCATGGCCGACGGCATGTTGGAGATGGCCCGCTACTCCGGGCCCGCCGGCGCCAAGTTCATGTGGGCGGACATGCCGGGGCTGAACGCCGACCGCGCGGACCTCGACCTGCTCGACGTCACGATCGGAACCTACAAGGACGCGTCGCCGACTGTCGGCGCGAACCAGCTGGGCAACCAGGCACTGCTCGGCGCCACCTCGTTCAATATCCCGATGTGGAACGGGCGCGGCAACACGGCCCCGACGCAGGCGGCCTTCGCACTGGGCCACGAGCCGGGAGGGGTCTACCTGCCCCTGAACGACGCCGAGTACCTGAACAACTCGTACGTGGCGCCGATGCGTCTGGAGTTCAAGGTGGAGCGCCCCGACCACATGTCGGACGCGGCTTGGGCGAAGTTCGTCGCCGGAGGCTACGGCGGCTTCCAGTTCAACATCCTCGTCGGCGGCGCGGTTGTGCCGCTGGCCGTTCCCGCGGGGCAGAGCGCGGACAAGTACTTCTCCTCGCGCATCTCGGCCACCAACCCCAACGCCATCTACCTGTCGGTCAACCTCGCGATCACCGATGCGCCGTACGCCGGGGTGAAGCCCGTCCTCGCGGATTCCAAGACGGACCTGTACAAGCTCAACCCGACGTACCTGGCCTCCAACCCGGATCCGTTCCCGGGGCGCGGTGCCGTCGAACAGCGGGGCTTCTTCGTGTTCGGTGATGGGCAGAAGAACGCGGAGTTCTCGTCACCCGACGCCGTCTACGTGACGGTCGCCAACGCGGCCGTCGACGCGAAGCCGTCGGCGGTGGTCAAGAAGCTGAAGGGCAACACCAACGAGTTGACCATCACGGTGAAGCAGACCCGCATCGACGGCAGCGAGTCTGCTGTGACGGGCACGTTCACCATCAACAACAACGCTGCTGGCACTTACGCCGTCGGCGATTACAAGGTGTACGTCGACACCAAGGGCAACACCCAGGTGCGGTCGATCTCCATCGTGTGA
- a CDS encoding MMPL family transporter — translation MAVNAAPSGEAPDGRLAGRWVPWLVIGLWVALAAVMVPLSGKLSSVTTDRAVDTLPAGAESTKVAVLEDSLPGGEDNTFVFVYHRAGGMTDADRATAERHYNTLAKRYPPKVAAPAGEDDEGPPTRLSTNGKAMMFTLDVSTTYGAPEAIVGPLRDAAKDRPAGLELDVTGPAAVDGDMDAVFDGIDLQVFLTTVVVVTLLLILTYRSPVLWFIPLVVVSAAALTAMATVYLLVKGFGIVVNDQNSALLTILVFGVGTDYALLLIARYREALHHHENVRVAMIHALRGAAPAIVASAATVVAGLLCLLVADLNSTSGLGPIGAAGILCALVAMLTLFPAVLVVLGRRIFWPAIPRFSTTVEQKPGLWGRLGTAISRRRWVATLGSLGVLGVLTLGLAGNTGALREQDQFLSAPESVTGFTVLRQHFPELGGQPMTIFTRPAYQERVLDIVKGTRGVAMAIPGQTKGGWADISVFPTDAPDTVAEYDTIKRVRTAVHAVSGAEAIVGGPGAENLDTEVTTSRDEKLVIPLVLAVVLIVLGLLLRAVVAPLVLMATVVVSFAAAFGGSVFVFDTILGFKGIDYSVPLLAFLFLVALGVDYNIFLASRAREEAVRLGTREGMLKALSATGGVITSAGLVLAATFAVLVSLPLVMLIEVGFLVAFGVLLDALLVRSVLVPALTLLIGRRMWWPGRLSRPVEPPDGQQPLADDEEPALQR, via the coding sequence ATGGCAGTCAACGCAGCGCCGTCCGGGGAAGCGCCGGACGGTCGGTTGGCAGGCCGGTGGGTGCCGTGGTTGGTGATTGGCCTGTGGGTGGCGCTGGCGGCGGTGATGGTGCCGTTGAGCGGAAAGCTGAGCTCGGTCACTACCGACAGAGCCGTGGACACCCTGCCGGCCGGTGCCGAGTCCACCAAGGTGGCGGTGCTGGAGGACAGTCTCCCCGGCGGTGAGGACAACACGTTCGTGTTCGTGTACCACCGCGCCGGCGGCATGACCGACGCCGACCGCGCGACGGCCGAGCGCCACTACAACACCCTTGCCAAGCGGTACCCGCCGAAGGTGGCGGCCCCGGCCGGCGAGGACGACGAGGGCCCACCGACAAGACTCTCCACCAACGGCAAGGCGATGATGTTCACCCTCGACGTGAGCACGACCTACGGCGCACCGGAGGCCATCGTCGGGCCGTTGCGTGACGCCGCGAAGGACCGCCCCGCCGGCCTGGAACTCGACGTGACCGGGCCGGCCGCGGTCGACGGCGACATGGACGCCGTCTTCGACGGCATCGACCTGCAGGTCTTCCTCACCACCGTCGTCGTCGTAACGCTCCTACTCATCCTCACCTACCGCAGCCCGGTGTTGTGGTTCATCCCGCTGGTGGTCGTAAGCGCGGCCGCACTGACCGCGATGGCGACCGTCTACCTGCTCGTCAAAGGCTTCGGCATCGTGGTCAACGACCAGAACTCGGCGCTGCTGACGATCCTTGTATTCGGCGTCGGCACGGACTACGCGCTGTTGCTCATCGCTCGGTATCGGGAGGCACTGCACCACCACGAGAACGTCCGGGTTGCGATGATCCACGCGTTGCGCGGCGCGGCGCCGGCGATCGTCGCGTCCGCGGCCACCGTGGTCGCCGGCCTGCTCTGCCTGCTCGTCGCGGACCTGAACAGCACCAGCGGGTTGGGCCCGATCGGTGCGGCCGGCATTCTGTGCGCGCTGGTGGCCATGCTGACGCTGTTCCCGGCGGTGCTCGTGGTGCTCGGCAGGCGGATCTTCTGGCCGGCCATCCCGCGGTTCAGCACGACCGTGGAGCAGAAGCCGGGGCTGTGGGGACGGCTTGGCACCGCCATCAGCCGCCGCCGGTGGGTGGCGACGCTCGGCTCGCTCGGAGTCCTCGGCGTGCTCACCCTCGGGCTGGCGGGCAATACCGGCGCCCTGCGGGAGCAGGACCAGTTCCTGTCCGCGCCGGAGTCGGTCACCGGCTTCACCGTTCTCCGCCAGCACTTCCCGGAGCTCGGCGGCCAGCCGATGACGATCTTCACGCGGCCGGCGTACCAGGAGCGGGTGCTCGACATCGTCAAGGGCACCCGAGGTGTGGCCATGGCCATCCCGGGTCAGACCAAGGGTGGCTGGGCCGACATCTCCGTGTTCCCGACGGACGCGCCGGACACCGTCGCGGAGTACGACACGATCAAGCGGGTGCGCACCGCCGTACACGCGGTGAGCGGGGCGGAGGCGATCGTCGGCGGGCCGGGTGCGGAGAACCTCGACACCGAGGTGACCACCAGCCGCGACGAGAAGCTGGTGATCCCGCTGGTGCTCGCCGTCGTCCTGATCGTGCTCGGGCTGCTGCTGCGCGCGGTCGTGGCCCCGTTGGTCCTGATGGCCACCGTGGTCGTCTCATTCGCCGCAGCCTTCGGCGGCAGCGTGTTCGTCTTCGACACGATCCTCGGGTTCAAGGGCATCGACTATTCGGTGCCGCTGCTGGCATTCCTGTTCCTGGTGGCGCTCGGCGTCGACTACAACATCTTCCTGGCCAGCCGTGCCCGGGAGGAGGCCGTGCGTCTCGGCACCAGAGAGGGCATGCTCAAAGCCCTGTCCGCCACCGGTGGCGTCATCACCTCGGCAGGCCTGGTCCTGGCGGCCACGTTCGCGGTCCTGGTCTCACTTCCGCTGGTGATGCTGATCGAGGTCGGGTTCCTGGTCGCCTTTGGCGTGCTGCTCGACGCCCTGCTGGTGCGATCGGTCCTGGTGCCCGCCCTCACCCTGCTGATCGGCCGGCGGATGTGGTGGCCGGGCCGGCTGTCCCGACCGGTGGAGCCGCCGGACGGGCAACAGCCGCTCGCCGACGACGAGGAGCCCGCGCTGCAACGGTGA
- a CDS encoding DNA polymerase beta superfamily protein — translation MTTEVPPWAAEAACALPRPLLFATVSGAHLYGFASIDSDLDLRAVHLLPAEEVVGLRAGPQTLQHMSVRDGVELDVVSHDLLKFVKLLNSRNGYVLEQLLSPLVVVTTAVHAELISLAPRLVTRHHAHHYLGFAATQEKLYAKTGQLKPALYTLRVLLTGIHLMRTGRVETNLALLGTRLSYVPDLIAAKREAEHGPLPAGVAGWLATDVSRLHAELEAARDISVLPERVDPAAVDALHDLVVRTRLHGFQPAP, via the coding sequence GTGACCACCGAGGTGCCGCCGTGGGCCGCCGAGGCAGCCTGCGCCCTGCCTCGTCCGCTGCTGTTCGCCACCGTCAGCGGCGCGCATCTGTACGGATTCGCATCCATCGACTCCGATCTGGATTTGCGGGCCGTGCACTTGCTCCCGGCTGAGGAGGTCGTCGGGTTGCGCGCCGGTCCGCAGACGTTGCAGCACATGAGCGTGCGCGACGGTGTCGAGTTGGACGTGGTCAGCCACGATCTGCTGAAGTTCGTCAAGCTGTTGAACAGCCGCAACGGGTACGTCCTGGAGCAGTTGCTGTCACCGCTGGTGGTTGTGACCACCGCGGTGCACGCCGAACTCATATCCTTGGCCCCGCGGCTGGTCACCCGTCACCATGCGCACCACTACCTCGGATTCGCGGCCACCCAGGAAAAGTTGTACGCCAAAACCGGGCAGCTCAAGCCTGCGCTGTACACGCTGCGGGTCCTGCTCACCGGGATCCACCTGATGCGGACCGGCCGCGTAGAGACGAACCTTGCCTTGCTCGGAACGAGGTTGTCGTACGTACCGGATCTCATTGCCGCCAAACGGGAGGCCGAGCATGGCCCGCTCCCCGCGGGCGTTGCAGGGTGGCTCGCCACCGATGTGTCGCGGCTGCACGCCGAGTTGGAGGCGGCCCGGGACATCTCGGTGTTGCCCGAGCGCGTAGATCCGGCAGCCGTGGACGCCCTGCACGACCTGGTGGTGCGCACCCGACTGCATGGCTTCCAGCCAGCGCCGTGA
- a CDS encoding DUF4240 domain-containing protein, translating into MDVDEFWAVVESAGAGLDGRTGDDGEAVAAALVTRLAATSSERILEFQELFDQLHDALYRWDVWAAAYLIGGGCSDDSFIDFRAGVIALGREWYERVLASPDGLADHPVVRQAAAEEDDGALFAESVNYVASKAYEQVTEGDDDEFYEAMKAREHVAVGIDEAREPDMGEDFDFDNDDEMRRRLPRMAELFLDPPYSATPTPPTRLRSVGNSVSG; encoded by the coding sequence GTGGACGTTGACGAGTTTTGGGCGGTCGTGGAGTCGGCCGGGGCGGGTCTCGACGGGCGGACCGGCGACGACGGTGAGGCGGTTGCCGCGGCGCTGGTGACGCGCTTGGCCGCAACATCATCGGAGCGCATCCTCGAGTTCCAGGAGCTGTTCGATCAGCTCCATGACGCCCTCTACCGCTGGGACGTGTGGGCGGCTGCATACCTGATCGGCGGAGGATGCTCGGACGACAGCTTTATCGATTTCCGGGCGGGAGTCATCGCGCTAGGGCGCGAGTGGTATGAGCGCGTCCTGGCCTCCCCCGACGGACTGGCTGACCATCCCGTGGTACGACAAGCGGCGGCCGAGGAAGACGACGGCGCGTTGTTCGCCGAGTCGGTGAACTACGTAGCCAGCAAGGCCTACGAGCAGGTCACGGAGGGTGATGACGACGAGTTCTACGAAGCGATGAAGGCTCGCGAACACGTTGCGGTCGGCATCGACGAGGCCCGCGAGCCCGACATGGGTGAGGACTTCGACTTCGACAACGATGACGAGATGCGGAGGCGGCTACCCCGGATGGCCGAGCTGTTCCTCGATCCCCCGTACTCCGCGACGCCGACCCCACCGACAAGGCTGAGGTCTGTCGGCAACTCGGTCTCCGGCTGA
- a CDS encoding HAMP domain-containing sensor histidine kinase, translating into MIAATAIAVSVFMAFQVASELLDWELRDTAEDQLRADSRVLATDAERAGLAQVQLPPYPGSVRLVRVILPDGSTRTPAGQPALPPVSEHAGRVAQGASADLMESNDIDEDGYLIYTLRAGDGAVQVARVANDSPINRFGFGMLLIGLLCVVGGALVGRTVARTGLAPIDRLTAAAVRVAHTQDLDADIPDEGGGEIRRLIQSINDMLAALRDSRRAQRLLAEDAAHELKTPLTSLRLNAELLIRLDRRGTLDSALPAESRTRLLNDLGAQVAELSTLAAELTDLARGDVTDESTDLLDLADVVVAAATRARSRVPDFEVALDVTSVWVSGRPAALQRAVLNLIDNAGKWSPADQPVQVRLRAEGASAVLEVDDAGPGIDAADVPRVFDRFYRADSARALPGSGLGLSIVQRVVDAHGGRVTVARSARGGALLQVDLPAAAPPGRITRPTAGS; encoded by the coding sequence GTGATCGCGGCGACGGCCATCGCGGTCAGCGTGTTCATGGCCTTCCAGGTGGCCAGCGAGCTGCTGGACTGGGAGCTGCGGGACACCGCCGAGGATCAGCTGCGCGCCGACTCCCGCGTCCTGGCGACGGACGCGGAGCGCGCCGGTCTGGCGCAGGTCCAGCTACCGCCGTATCCCGGATCCGTTCGACTGGTGCGGGTCATCCTGCCCGACGGATCGACCCGGACGCCGGCCGGCCAACCCGCGCTGCCCCCGGTCAGCGAGCACGCCGGGCGCGTGGCGCAGGGCGCGTCGGCCGACCTGATGGAGTCGAACGACATCGACGAGGACGGCTACCTCATCTACACGCTGCGGGCGGGCGACGGCGCGGTCCAGGTGGCCCGCGTCGCCAACGACAGCCCGATCAACCGGTTCGGGTTCGGCATGCTGCTGATCGGGCTGCTCTGCGTGGTCGGCGGCGCCCTTGTCGGGCGGACCGTGGCGCGGACCGGGCTGGCACCGATCGACCGGCTGACCGCCGCCGCGGTACGCGTCGCGCACACCCAGGATCTCGACGCCGACATCCCGGATGAAGGCGGCGGGGAGATCCGGCGGCTGATCCAGTCGATCAACGACATGCTCGCCGCGCTCCGCGACTCCCGGCGGGCCCAGCGGCTGCTCGCCGAAGACGCCGCCCACGAGCTCAAGACCCCGCTCACCAGCCTGCGCCTCAACGCCGAACTGCTGATCCGGCTCGATCGGCGCGGCACCCTGGACAGCGCGCTGCCGGCGGAGAGCCGGACCCGGCTGCTCAACGACCTCGGCGCACAGGTAGCCGAGTTGAGCACCCTCGCCGCCGAACTGACCGACCTGGCGCGCGGTGACGTCACCGACGAGAGCACCGACCTGCTCGACCTCGCCGACGTGGTGGTGGCCGCCGCGACCCGGGCGCGTTCCCGCGTGCCCGACTTCGAGGTCGCGCTCGACGTCACCTCCGTGTGGGTGAGCGGGCGTCCCGCTGCGCTCCAACGGGCGGTGCTCAACCTCATCGACAACGCCGGCAAGTGGTCCCCCGCGGACCAGCCGGTCCAGGTCCGGCTCCGTGCCGAGGGCGCGTCGGCGGTGCTCGAGGTCGACGACGCCGGGCCGGGCATCGACGCCGCCGACGTACCGCGGGTGTTCGACCGGTTCTACCGTGCCGACAGCGCCCGGGCGTTGCCAGGATCCGGTCTGGGGCTGTCGATCGTTCAGCGGGTCGTCGACGCCCACGGCGGCCGGGTCACCGTCGCCCGCTCCGCACGCGGTGGCGCGCTGCTTCAGGTCGACCTTCCGGCCGCGGCCCCGCCCGGTCGAATCACGCGGCCCACCGCCGGATCATGA
- a CDS encoding MerR family transcriptional regulator, whose translation MAPHRLFRCTNHLRRRLTLGRRQIRVRDLVTACCSGPVRSVAEAARLVGLSTHTLRYYEQERLVRPARNASGYREYSASDLRRLVFLTRMRLSGMTMTDLKRYISLVEQGPEHRHGRRRIMRDQHDRITRQIRELRLALKTTEYKICVYDGHPEG comes from the coding sequence GTGGCGCCGCACCGACTGTTCCGCTGCACCAACCACCTGCGGCGGCGCTTGACGCTCGGTCGCCGGCAGATCCGCGTACGTGACCTTGTAACCGCCTGCTGCTCCGGGCCGGTCAGGAGTGTCGCCGAGGCGGCCCGGCTTGTCGGCCTGTCGACGCACACCCTCCGCTACTACGAGCAGGAACGACTCGTGCGGCCCGCCCGCAACGCCTCCGGGTACCGCGAGTACTCCGCATCCGACCTGCGCCGCCTCGTCTTCCTCACCCGGATGCGCCTGTCCGGCATGACCATGACCGACCTCAAGCGCTACATCTCGCTCGTTGAGCAGGGGCCCGAGCACCGTCACGGACGCCGACGCATCATGCGCGACCAGCACGACCGGATCACGCGGCAGATCCGTGAGCTCAGGCTGGCGCTGAAGACCACCGAGTACAAGATCTGCGTCTACGACGGGCACCCGGAAGGCTGA
- a CDS encoding DUF808 domain-containing protein → MGQFDPQPWKDPPLAGGLVALLDDVAVLARAAAASIDDIGAAAAKAGAKAAGVVVDDAAVTPQYVRSLAAERELPIIKRIAVGSLRNKFFIILPAVLLLSQFVPWLLTPILMLGGAYLCYEGAEKVWAKIAHHGASGAGEEKVQDETTLVSGAVRTDLILSAEIMVISLNEVIDEAFWSRLAILAVVAVVITVLVYGVVALIVKMDDAGLRLSQRSGAVATFGRGLVRAMPVVLTVLTVVGTAAMLWVGGHILLLGTNELNLHFLYEAVHDVEVAAHDATGVLGGLVGWLVNTVASAILGLIVGALVVLVMTLTLHRRTSKAAAATAAATTRADGTIPAPPSRAAQRRDAPADRAPRG, encoded by the coding sequence ATGGGCCAGTTCGACCCGCAACCCTGGAAGGACCCTCCCTTGGCCGGTGGACTCGTAGCCCTGCTGGATGACGTGGCGGTGCTGGCCCGGGCCGCTGCCGCGTCGATCGATGACATCGGGGCGGCCGCCGCGAAGGCCGGCGCCAAGGCTGCGGGCGTCGTCGTCGACGATGCTGCCGTCACGCCGCAGTACGTGCGGAGCCTGGCGGCCGAGCGCGAGTTGCCGATTATCAAACGAATTGCCGTGGGGTCGCTGCGCAACAAGTTCTTCATCATCCTGCCGGCGGTGCTGCTGCTCAGTCAGTTCGTGCCTTGGCTGCTCACTCCGATCCTCATGCTCGGCGGCGCCTACCTCTGTTATGAAGGCGCGGAGAAGGTGTGGGCCAAGATCGCCCATCACGGTGCCTCCGGCGCGGGCGAGGAGAAGGTGCAGGACGAGACGACACTGGTGTCTGGGGCGGTACGAACCGACCTGATCCTCTCGGCGGAGATCATGGTCATCAGCCTTAACGAGGTGATCGATGAGGCGTTCTGGTCCCGCCTGGCGATCCTGGCTGTCGTCGCCGTCGTCATAACCGTCCTGGTGTACGGCGTGGTGGCCCTGATCGTAAAGATGGACGACGCCGGGCTGCGCCTGTCGCAACGTTCCGGCGCCGTCGCGACGTTCGGCCGCGGTCTGGTGAGGGCGATGCCGGTTGTCCTCACCGTGCTGACGGTAGTCGGCACCGCGGCGATGCTGTGGGTGGGCGGGCACATCCTGCTGCTAGGCACGAACGAGCTGAACCTGCACTTCCTGTACGAGGCCGTGCATGACGTGGAGGTCGCTGCCCACGACGCCACGGGTGTTCTCGGCGGGCTCGTCGGCTGGCTCGTCAACACGGTGGCCAGCGCGATCCTCGGGCTGATCGTCGGAGCGCTGGTCGTGCTGGTCATGACTCTCACGCTCCACCGCCGCACATCCAAGGCTGCGGCTGCGACTGCGGCGGCCACGACTCGTGCTGACGGCACCATCCCCGCACCGCCGAGCCGTGCAGCTCAGCGTCGCGACGCTCCTGCGGACCGAGCGCCGCGCGGTTGA
- a CDS encoding response regulator transcription factor encodes MIADDDAAIRESLERVLQVEGYDTSTVANGLAVLDGVGGAGGDTLDLLILDVMMPRLGGLETCRRLRAAGRDLPVLMLTARDQVSDRVAGLDAGADDYLPKPFATEELLARVRALLRRRTPGDGESQVLSFADVRLDPDRFEAWRGGRPLRLTRTEFSLLEVLVRNATRVLTRDALFEAIWGFDMSATANNLQVYVSYLRRKMEAEGEPRLIYTLRGLGYTLRESPP; translated from the coding sequence ATGATCGCGGATGACGACGCGGCCATCCGTGAGTCGCTGGAGCGGGTTCTCCAGGTCGAGGGTTACGACACCAGCACCGTCGCCAACGGTCTCGCCGTGCTCGACGGGGTCGGTGGGGCCGGCGGTGACACGCTGGATCTGCTGATCCTTGACGTGATGATGCCCCGCCTCGGCGGGTTGGAGACCTGCCGGCGGTTGCGGGCGGCGGGTCGGGATCTGCCGGTGCTGATGCTGACCGCTCGTGACCAGGTCTCGGACCGGGTCGCAGGGCTGGACGCGGGCGCCGACGACTACCTGCCCAAGCCGTTCGCCACCGAGGAGTTGCTGGCCCGGGTGCGGGCCTTGCTGCGCCGGCGCACGCCGGGCGACGGGGAGTCGCAGGTCCTGTCGTTCGCCGACGTCCGGCTCGATCCCGACAGGTTCGAGGCGTGGCGAGGCGGGCGGCCGCTGCGCCTGACCCGGACCGAGTTCTCCCTCCTGGAGGTCCTCGTGCGTAACGCGACCCGGGTGTTGACCCGCGACGCGCTGTTCGAGGCGATCTGGGGCTTCGACATGAGCGCCACCGCCAACAACCTCCAGGTGTACGTGAGCTACCTGCGCCGCAAGATGGAGGCCGAGGGTGAGCCGCGATTGATCTACACGCTGCGCGGCCTGGGATACACGTTGCGGGAGAGTCCTCCGTGA
- a CDS encoding DNA polymerase beta superfamily protein, with translation MIELVERHTVLAVVVGSRAYGLHDLASDYDRRGVYVAPTRAFWHLDKPPTHLDGPAVEQFSWEFERFCVLALQGNPTVLEVLWSPLVETITVDGEWLLAARQAFLSRRVAETYGNYARDQLNRVAARRERTGETNHKQAMHMIRLLVAGAHVLRTGEVLVDVRHLRDRLLPVRRGELPWDEVAAWTADLLVELADATASTVLPDQPDRVDVDRLLTAVRERNL, from the coding sequence GTGATCGAGCTTGTCGAGCGGCATACGGTTCTCGCCGTTGTGGTCGGGTCGCGGGCGTACGGGCTGCATGACCTGGCCTCCGACTACGACCGGCGTGGTGTGTATGTGGCGCCCACACGGGCGTTCTGGCACCTCGACAAGCCGCCCACGCACCTCGACGGTCCGGCGGTGGAGCAGTTCTCCTGGGAGTTCGAACGCTTCTGCGTCCTGGCCCTGCAGGGCAACCCGACAGTCCTGGAGGTGCTCTGGTCTCCGCTGGTCGAGACGATCACCGTCGACGGGGAGTGGTTGCTGGCGGCACGGCAGGCGTTCCTGTCGAGGCGGGTGGCGGAGACCTACGGCAACTACGCCCGGGATCAGCTCAACCGAGTGGCGGCCCGCCGCGAGCGCACCGGCGAGACGAATCACAAGCAGGCCATGCATATGATCCGGCTGCTGGTCGCCGGGGCGCATGTGCTTCGGACCGGGGAGGTGCTGGTCGACGTTCGTCACCTGCGCGACCGGCTGCTTCCGGTGCGGCGCGGCGAGCTGCCCTGGGATGAGGTCGCCGCTTGGACGGCGGATCTACTGGTTGAGCTTGCCGACGCGACCGCAAGCACCGTGTTGCCTGATCAGCCCGACCGGGTTGACGTGGATCGGCTGCTCACGGCTGTCCGGGAAAGGAACCTGTAG